A window of Mucilaginibacter sp. PAMC 26640 contains these coding sequences:
- a CDS encoding cell filamentation protein Fic — MAYQINPDRNTPWNTLPNLPVEPALYQSVVVYEQLGNAKAALGRLQGRSIVIPNQGLLVNSISLQEAKASSAIENIFTTDDELYKAYSQDQAQQVNGPAKEILNYREALWKGYEHLQESGQFDETYFVKTYRAVTQFGDGIRPPVAQIYIKEGGTGPNAGRAFYTPPRGPGIVEAKMANLIGFLNDDKQYPLDPLLKMAIGHFQFEAIHPFRDGNGRTGRIFNIHYLTNKGLLDFPILFLSRYILEHKEDYYAGLSGITQRGSWENWLLFMLKTVEVTANLTYNKINDIIGAKDAILKYIVSDTDITRPELLVNALFTQPFTRVKHIEGTYAENTARKYLDRLAELNILEKRMISGSAYYLNLELYRILSE, encoded by the coding sequence ATGGCTTATCAAATTAACCCTGATCGTAATACGCCCTGGAATACTTTACCCAACCTCCCGGTTGAACCTGCGCTTTATCAGTCTGTCGTGGTCTATGAGCAACTCGGCAATGCTAAAGCTGCATTAGGGAGGTTACAAGGGCGTAGTATCGTCATCCCCAACCAGGGACTTTTGGTCAACTCGATCAGCCTGCAGGAAGCGAAAGCTTCCAGTGCCATTGAGAATATTTTTACGACCGATGATGAACTTTACAAAGCGTATAGTCAGGATCAGGCACAACAGGTAAACGGCCCTGCGAAAGAGATCCTGAATTACCGGGAAGCCCTGTGGAAAGGTTATGAGCATCTACAGGAAAGTGGGCAGTTCGATGAGACTTACTTTGTTAAAACTTACCGGGCAGTTACTCAGTTTGGTGACGGAATCAGGCCACCTGTCGCACAGATCTATATTAAAGAGGGCGGCACCGGTCCGAACGCCGGGAGGGCTTTCTACACGCCGCCCAGGGGGCCGGGCATCGTAGAAGCTAAAATGGCCAACCTGATCGGTTTTTTGAACGATGATAAGCAGTATCCTTTGGATCCCTTACTGAAAATGGCCATAGGGCATTTCCAGTTTGAAGCTATCCATCCTTTCCGGGATGGGAATGGCCGTACCGGTCGGATCTTCAACATTCACTATTTGACCAATAAAGGCTTACTTGATTTTCCCATACTCTTTTTAAGCCGCTACATCCTGGAGCATAAAGAGGACTATTATGCTGGCCTGTCAGGCATCACGCAACGAGGCAGTTGGGAAAACTGGTTGTTGTTCATGTTAAAAACGGTAGAAGTTACCGCTAATCTGACTTATAATAAGATCAATGATATCATTGGCGCAAAAGATGCGATCCTAAAATATATCGTTTCCGATACGGATATCACCAGGCCGGAACTGTTGGTTAACGCGCTGTTCACGCAGCCCTTTACACGGGTCAAACATATAGAAGGTACCTACGCGGAAAATACCGCCCGAAAATACCTGGATCGATTGGCAGAACTGAATATACTCGAAAAAAGAATGATCTCCGGAAGCGCGTATTACCTAAACCTGGAGCTTTATCGGATCCTGTCTGAATAA
- a CDS encoding conjugal transfer protein — MFTHLKNIDTAFKHIRQFSIFLIIGNVLTMCFCIYKSNQVINQAQSRVHILYNGKVLEAVASDRSSNLPVELRDHIKTFHQYFFDLSPDDKAIHANISKALYLADESAKRQYDNLQESGYYNNLISANISQEIKVDSTALEGKQFPYLFTCYATEKLVRSSGTVYRKLVTQGEVRDIQLQTDNNPHGFLIQHWQIMANRDTTIQNQ; from the coding sequence ATGTTTACTCATCTCAAAAATATCGACACCGCCTTCAAGCATATCAGGCAATTCAGTATTTTCCTGATCATCGGCAACGTGCTCACGATGTGTTTCTGCATTTACAAAAGCAATCAGGTGATCAACCAGGCGCAAAGCCGTGTTCATATCCTGTATAATGGAAAAGTATTAGAAGCCGTGGCGTCTGACCGCAGCAGTAACTTACCGGTGGAATTACGTGATCACATCAAAACCTTTCATCAGTACTTCTTCGACCTCAGCCCTGACGATAAAGCTATACACGCCAATATATCCAAGGCACTTTATTTGGCTGATGAATCTGCCAAAAGACAATACGATAACCTCCAGGAATCCGGCTATTATAATAACCTGATATCTGCTAATATATCGCAGGAGATCAAGGTGGACAGCACCGCTTTGGAAGGAAAGCAATTCCCTTATTTATTTACCTGCTATGCTACCGAGAAACTGGTGCGATCCAGCGGTACCGTTTACCGTAAACTGGTTACCCAGGGCGAGGTGAGGGATATTCAATTACAGACAGACAACAATCCTCACGGCTTCCTGATCCAGCATTGGCAGATCATGGCTAATCGTGACACCACCATTCAAAATCAATAG
- a CDS encoding conjugal transfer protein TraJ, protein MKKTMITTATLAVTGMLFPLFSRAQGFATDIHGLQGTLDSVYNDMLPMCSQMIGVGQAIAGFGALWYIAARVYRQIASAEAIDFYPLLRPFALGLCIMLFPTVIAVINGVMSPTVSATGGMVKNSDAAIVKLLKAKEDAVKKTETWQMYVGESGSGDQERWYKYTHPLDTDGSGNTGIFDSVDQGMKFWMDKQSYNFRNSIKQWMSEILQVCYEAAALCINTIRTFYLIVLAILGPIVLGLSVFDGFQHTLTTWLAKYINVFLWLPVGNIFGSIIGKVQENMLKLDISQVQNAGDTFFSSTDTAYLIFLIIGIIGYFTVPSVANYIVNAGGGNGLLQKVNTMVSSASSSTMQVGSSAAGRMQQGVANIFNAPANFKEGYNSASDNTKSNNYQEQKLAGK, encoded by the coding sequence ATGAAAAAGACGATGATAACCACCGCGACACTCGCGGTAACAGGGATGCTTTTCCCTTTATTTTCCAGGGCCCAGGGTTTCGCGACCGATATTCACGGCCTGCAAGGGACACTGGACAGCGTATACAATGATATGCTGCCAATGTGTTCTCAAATGATCGGTGTAGGCCAGGCGATAGCCGGGTTCGGAGCGCTATGGTATATTGCGGCAAGGGTCTACCGTCAGATCGCCAGTGCTGAGGCCATAGACTTTTACCCGCTGCTCAGGCCATTCGCCTTAGGGCTTTGCATAATGCTTTTCCCGACGGTGATCGCGGTCATCAACGGCGTGATGTCGCCGACCGTAAGCGCGACCGGTGGGATGGTCAAAAACTCGGATGCCGCTATTGTCAAACTTTTAAAAGCCAAAGAAGACGCGGTAAAAAAGACGGAAACATGGCAAATGTATGTGGGTGAAAGCGGTAGTGGTGACCAGGAACGCTGGTATAAATACACGCATCCTCTTGACACGGATGGCAGCGGAAACACGGGCATATTTGATAGCGTTGACCAAGGCATGAAGTTTTGGATGGATAAGCAATCCTATAATTTCAGAAACAGCATTAAACAATGGATGTCAGAGATCCTGCAGGTCTGTTACGAAGCAGCGGCATTATGTATCAACACTATCCGCACTTTTTACCTGATCGTACTGGCCATACTCGGACCGATCGTTTTAGGCCTGTCTGTCTTCGACGGCTTTCAGCATACGCTGACCACCTGGCTGGCTAAATACATCAATGTTTTTCTCTGGCTTCCGGTTGGGAATATATTCGGGTCCATCATTGGAAAAGTACAGGAGAACATGCTGAAGCTGGATATCTCTCAGGTCCAAAATGCCGGAGATACTTTCTTCAGTTCAACGGATACCGCCTATTTGATCTTCCTGATTATCGGCATCATCGGGTATTTCACCGTACCAAGTGTGGCAAACTATATCGTTAATGCCGGTGGCGGCAATGGCTTGCTTCAAAAGGTTAATACCATGGTCAGCTCTGCTTCCAGTTCAACGATGCAGGTTGGTTCTTCTGCGGCCGGTCGGATGCAGCAGGGTGTTGCGAACATATTCAACGCACCTGCAAATTTCAAAGAAGGCTATAACAGCGCAAGTGATAATACAAAATCAAATAATTACCAGGAGCAAAAGCTGGCTGGCAAATAG
- a CDS encoding conjugal transfer protein TraI produces MKILKVTLPVSLAIVLVSFNAEKANAQFVVGEVIKMTVTKVIKAIDLKVQRMQNQTIWLQNAQKVLENQLSRLRLTEISDWTSQQRQLYSGYYDELWKVKATITYYQRIKDLTVKQIALVAEYNRAWSLLKQDKHFNPAELSEMQKVYSGILSASVENLDQILLVVNPGKTQMTDEQRLELINKAGNHLDENFSDLHRFNTQNQMLSLQRSKDLGDTKITQLLYGIN; encoded by the coding sequence ATGAAAATTTTAAAAGTAACATTACCAGTGAGCCTGGCCATTGTGCTGGTTTCATTCAACGCGGAAAAAGCAAATGCTCAGTTCGTTGTCGGCGAAGTGATCAAGATGACCGTAACCAAGGTCATTAAAGCGATCGACCTGAAAGTACAGCGCATGCAGAACCAAACTATCTGGCTGCAAAATGCCCAGAAAGTTTTGGAAAACCAATTGTCTCGTTTAAGACTGACCGAGATCTCTGACTGGACCAGCCAACAGCGGCAACTGTACAGTGGCTACTATGATGAACTTTGGAAGGTAAAAGCCACCATCACTTATTACCAGCGGATCAAAGACCTTACTGTAAAACAAATTGCCCTGGTCGCAGAATACAACCGGGCTTGGAGCTTGCTCAAACAGGACAAACATTTTAACCCTGCTGAACTGTCGGAAATGCAAAAAGTTTATTCGGGGATACTTTCCGCCAGCGTAGAGAATCTCGACCAGATCTTGTTGGTGGTCAACCCGGGCAAAACCCAAATGACCGATGAACAACGACTGGAACTGATCAATAAGGCAGGGAATCACCTGGATGAGAACTTCAGTGACCTGCATCGCTTCAATACCCAAAACCAAATGCTCAGCCTGCAACGAAGCAAAGATCTGGGCGATACCAAAATAACACAATTGCTTTATGGGATCAATTAA
- a CDS encoding conjugal transfer protein TraG yields MPVFTKAEQVFPIYKVEHDCMVSVHGDLTVAYEVSLPEIFTLSDEDYETYHQSWVRAAKVLPKHSIVHKQDIFIRNSYAGAQGLPVNFLTTAADRHFKDRPYLDHTCYLMLTKKAEDRKQANSGFSGIMRKSVTPKQTTNERALPEFMEKTGQFERILCDSGLIKLRKLGNDELSGTTNKAGLLEQYCFLQKPGEQPMLKDIHLKDRLQIGDQHAQLFTLGDAEDLPALCGSRITYDKYSTDKTKFPIGFAAQLNLLLDCNHMYNQYFFIGDTGKTIKELEAKKLRLQSLSAYSRENAIGRDATNDFLNEAISQQRLPVKAHFNVLAWTDKAESLQDIRNMVGSAMAQIGASSKQESDGAAQIWWAGIPGNASDFPVNDTFDTFLEQATCFLNLESNYRSDPPPTGIRFCDRLTGKPVFVDLFDSPRNKGITSNMGMLVCGTSGGGKSMTVNHILRSLYDQGAHCVTVDIGGSYKGLCDLMGGYYFTYEESNPIRFNPFYLPEGQLLDTEKKESLKALLVTLWKQENESFMRSEYVALSNALQGYYEHLAKNKQIFPGFNSFYDYLQGHYVQILKEQRVKDKDFDIDNFLYVLRPYYKGGEFDYLLNASENLNLLDQRFVVIELDSIKDHPILFPVVTLIIMEMFLSKMRKLKGVRKVLTIDEAWKAIANSGMAGFIQYAFKTMRKFNGVPNVVTQELDDLISSPIIKDAIINNADIKILMDMRKYMNKFDKLQDTLGMSDKGKQQVLSVNKDNREIYIDLGGQVMKVFKNELSPEEYYAYTTEGKERVQVQEYTEQHGSIEKGISALVHKNQKSNN; encoded by the coding sequence ATGCCAGTATTCACCAAAGCGGAACAGGTTTTCCCCATTTACAAAGTGGAGCACGATTGCATGGTCTCGGTTCACGGTGACCTGACTGTTGCCTACGAAGTTTCATTGCCTGAAATATTCACCTTATCGGATGAGGATTATGAAACCTATCACCAGTCCTGGGTCAGGGCAGCCAAAGTGCTTCCTAAGCACAGCATTGTGCATAAGCAGGATATTTTTATCCGCAATAGCTATGCGGGTGCGCAGGGACTGCCGGTGAACTTTTTGACTACGGCAGCTGACCGGCACTTTAAAGACCGCCCGTACCTGGATCATACCTGCTACCTGATGCTGACAAAAAAAGCAGAAGACCGTAAGCAGGCCAACAGCGGCTTTTCAGGTATTATGCGCAAAAGTGTTACCCCGAAGCAAACGACCAATGAAAGGGCTTTGCCGGAATTTATGGAAAAGACGGGGCAATTCGAGCGCATCCTGTGCGATAGCGGATTGATCAAGCTTAGAAAGCTTGGAAATGACGAACTGTCCGGTACAACAAATAAAGCCGGACTACTGGAACAATATTGCTTTTTGCAAAAACCGGGCGAACAGCCTATGCTTAAGGATATTCATTTGAAAGACAGGCTTCAGATCGGAGACCAGCATGCCCAGTTATTTACGCTTGGGGACGCAGAAGACCTGCCGGCTCTATGCGGCAGCCGGATCACTTATGATAAGTACAGCACGGATAAAACCAAATTCCCGATAGGTTTTGCCGCGCAGCTTAACTTACTGCTGGATTGCAACCATATGTATAACCAGTACTTTTTCATTGGGGATACCGGCAAAACGATCAAAGAACTAGAAGCTAAAAAATTGCGGCTTCAGTCTCTGTCTGCCTATAGTCGTGAAAACGCGATCGGCAGGGATGCCACCAATGACTTCCTGAACGAAGCGATCAGCCAGCAGCGGTTACCGGTCAAAGCGCATTTCAATGTCCTGGCCTGGACCGACAAAGCTGAAAGCTTACAGGACATCAGGAACATGGTGGGTTCTGCCATGGCGCAGATCGGTGCGAGCAGCAAGCAGGAATCTGACGGTGCGGCGCAGATCTGGTGGGCCGGCATACCCGGCAATGCGTCAGACTTCCCAGTAAACGATACCTTCGATACGTTCTTGGAACAGGCTACCTGCTTTTTGAACTTAGAAAGTAATTATCGAAGTGATCCGCCACCTACAGGTATTCGATTTTGTGACCGCTTGACCGGTAAGCCCGTCTTTGTCGACCTGTTTGATTCGCCGCGTAATAAAGGCATCACCTCTAATATGGGTATGCTGGTCTGCGGGACTTCGGGCGGCGGAAAATCAATGACGGTCAACCATATCTTAAGGTCTTTATATGATCAGGGAGCCCATTGCGTGACCGTAGATATCGGTGGCAGCTATAAGGGTTTATGTGACCTGATGGGCGGTTATTATTTCACGTATGAGGAAAGCAATCCGATCCGTTTCAATCCTTTTTATCTCCCCGAAGGCCAGCTACTGGATACTGAGAAAAAGGAAAGCCTTAAAGCCTTATTAGTTACGCTTTGGAAACAGGAAAATGAAAGTTTTATGCGGAGTGAATATGTAGCGCTGTCCAACGCGCTCCAGGGTTACTATGAGCATTTGGCTAAGAATAAACAAATATTCCCGGGCTTTAATTCCTTTTATGACTACCTGCAGGGCCACTATGTACAAATTCTGAAGGAACAGCGCGTAAAGGACAAAGACTTTGACATCGATAACTTTCTCTATGTTTTGCGTCCCTACTACAAAGGAGGAGAATTTGACTACCTGCTTAACGCTTCGGAAAATTTAAACCTGCTGGATCAGCGTTTCGTGGTCATAGAACTGGATTCGATCAAGGATCATCCTATCTTATTTCCCGTTGTCACGCTGATCATTATGGAAATGTTCCTTTCCAAGATGCGCAAGCTCAAAGGGGTAAGAAAAGTGTTAACCATTGATGAAGCCTGGAAAGCGATTGCCAATTCCGGAATGGCCGGGTTTATCCAGTATGCCTTTAAAACGATGCGCAAGTTCAATGGTGTGCCAAACGTGGTCACCCAGGAACTGGATGATTTGATCAGTTCCCCGATCATCAAGGACGCCATTATTAACAACGCTGATATCAAGATCCTTATGGATATGCGCAAGTACATGAACAAGTTCGATAAGCTACAGGACACGCTGGGCATGTCAGACAAGGGAAAACAGCAGGTATTGTCGGTGAATAAAGATAACCGGGAGATTTACATTGACCTGGGTGGCCAGGTCATGAAAGTGTTTAAGAACGAACTCTCGCCGGAAGAATATTACGCCTACACGACCGAGGGGAAAGAACGGGTACAGGTGCAGGAATATACCGAGCAACATGGCAGTATTGAAAAGGGAATTTCAGCTCTGGTCCACAAAAATCAAAAGAGTAATAACTAA
- a CDS encoding carbamoyl phosphate synthetase — MKTTLFKSAKYRAVAAVRMISASITLILISLQAAMAQDGNAGINQATSQVKSYFDTGTNLMYAIGAIVGLVGAIKVFKKWNDGEHDTSKVASSWFGSCIFLVVVATVLKSFFGV; from the coding sequence ATGAAAACTACACTTTTTAAATCAGCAAAATACCGTGCAGTTGCCGCGGTAAGAATGATCAGCGCCTCAATTACCCTGATATTAATTTCCTTGCAGGCAGCGATGGCCCAGGACGGTAATGCGGGCATTAATCAGGCCACCAGCCAAGTAAAAAGCTATTTCGATACCGGCACTAATCTCATGTATGCTATCGGGGCAATCGTCGGCCTGGTCGGTGCGATCAAGGTTTTTAAAAAATGGAACGACGGCGAGCACGATACCAGTAAGGTCGCATCCAGTTGGTTTGGCAGCTGCATCTTCCTGGTAGTCGTGGCAACCGTACTTAAATCATTCTTTGGAGTTTAA
- a CDS encoding ATPase, producing MPEEMGETMHKGTDAHMGMSEHDHHAMMINDFKKRFYVVLSLTIPIMLLSTMIQHFMGVNWQFEGSSYLLFVLSSIVFVYGGWPFLTGLVSEVKSGNPGMMFLIGFAITVAYSYSVAIVFGLKGMDFFWELATLILIMLLGHWIEMRSVMGASNELELLVKLMPADAHLVMQDMVHDVKTDTLKANDIILIKPGEKVAADGIILEGESYLNESMLTGESKPVQKGTGDKVIAGSINGNGSFKVTVTHAANDSYLAQVVKLVDDAQKSKSPTQLLADTAAKWLTVIALVTGIGTFLYWYFTGQSLAFAMERMVTVIVICCPHALGLAVPLVVAKSTALSAKHGLLIKNRTAFENSRKITTVVFDKTGTLTVGKFEVSRVESLLKDFTEKDLIRLASALEQASEHPIATGILQKAKDLKLSIPPGENFKAITGKGVQAIVESKNVSVVSPGYLKENKLILPEGFTNDDTETVVFVLIDQKLAGYIALSDEIRPESAAAIETLKEIHIKSILLTGDNNKVAASVCKTLGMDSYMAEVLPHQKLEKIKALQAQGEFVAMTGDGVNDAPALAQADIGIAVGSGSDIAAETAGIVLVNSNPKDIVSLILFGKATHRKMVQNLIWATGYNVIALPLAAGVLYNQGIVLSPAVGAVLMTVSTVVVAINASFLKIKTI from the coding sequence ATGCCCGAAGAAATGGGTGAAACTATGCACAAAGGAACAGATGCGCACATGGGAATGTCAGAGCACGACCACCATGCCATGATGATCAATGATTTTAAAAAGCGGTTTTATGTGGTACTGTCGTTAACAATTCCGATTATGCTACTATCAACGATGATACAGCATTTTATGGGGGTTAACTGGCAGTTTGAAGGCTCCTCTTATTTACTGTTTGTTTTATCTTCTATAGTTTTTGTTTATGGCGGCTGGCCGTTTTTAACGGGATTGGTTAGTGAAGTGAAGTCGGGAAATCCGGGAATGATGTTCCTGATCGGATTTGCTATAACTGTAGCCTACAGCTATAGCGTTGCGATCGTTTTTGGTCTGAAAGGGATGGATTTCTTTTGGGAACTGGCTACGCTTATCCTCATTATGCTTTTAGGCCATTGGATCGAAATGAGGTCCGTGATGGGCGCGTCAAATGAACTGGAATTATTGGTGAAATTAATGCCCGCTGATGCGCACCTGGTCATGCAGGACATGGTTCATGATGTAAAAACAGATACCCTAAAAGCAAATGACATCATTTTGATCAAGCCTGGCGAAAAGGTTGCAGCGGACGGTATTATCTTGGAAGGCGAGAGTTATTTGAATGAATCTATGCTTACGGGTGAGTCTAAGCCTGTACAGAAAGGGACTGGAGATAAAGTGATCGCCGGATCGATCAATGGAAACGGGTCTTTCAAAGTTACTGTAACACACGCGGCTAATGACTCTTATCTGGCACAGGTGGTTAAATTGGTAGATGATGCACAAAAGTCGAAATCTCCAACGCAGTTATTGGCTGATACCGCCGCTAAATGGTTAACTGTCATTGCGCTTGTAACCGGCATCGGCACATTTTTGTATTGGTATTTTACAGGTCAATCCTTAGCATTTGCCATGGAAAGAATGGTAACAGTAATTGTGATATGCTGCCCGCATGCGTTAGGTTTAGCGGTCCCCTTAGTGGTCGCCAAGTCAACTGCGTTGTCGGCTAAGCATGGCTTACTGATCAAAAACAGGACGGCATTTGAAAATTCAAGAAAGATAACAACAGTCGTATTTGATAAAACCGGTACGCTGACGGTTGGTAAATTTGAGGTGTCAAGAGTAGAATCCCTGCTTAAAGACTTTACCGAAAAGGATTTGATCCGCCTTGCTTCAGCATTGGAGCAAGCATCAGAGCATCCTATAGCGACAGGCATCCTGCAAAAAGCAAAAGACCTTAAACTCTCCATTCCGCCGGGAGAAAACTTTAAGGCGATAACCGGAAAAGGCGTTCAAGCGATAGTAGAAAGTAAAAATGTATCAGTAGTCAGTCCGGGTTATTTAAAAGAAAATAAGCTAATCTTGCCGGAAGGGTTTACTAATGATGACACAGAGACGGTAGTGTTTGTGCTGATAGATCAAAAACTGGCGGGATATATCGCCCTATCGGATGAGATCCGCCCTGAGTCAGCAGCAGCTATTGAAACTTTAAAAGAAATACATATCAAATCTATTCTGCTTACCGGTGATAATAACAAGGTAGCGGCCAGTGTATGTAAAACACTGGGTATGGATAGTTATATGGCCGAAGTATTGCCCCACCAAAAATTAGAAAAAATTAAAGCATTGCAAGCTCAAGGAGAGTTTGTAGCGATGACCGGGGACGGTGTCAATGATGCCCCCGCGCTGGCTCAGGCGGATATCGGCATTGCGGTGGGTTCAGGCAGTGATATCGCTGCCGAAACAGCCGGAATTGTCTTGGTAAATAGTAATCCCAAAGATATTGTTAGCCTCATCTTGTTTGGTAAAGCCACTCACCGTAAAATGGTTCAAAACCTTATTTGGGCTACAGGTTATAATGTGATAGCGCTGCCGTTAGCAGCGGGTGTTTTGTATAATCAGGGCATTGTTTTGAGCCCAGCTGTTGGAGCTGTGCTAATGACCGTAAGTACGGTAGTCGTCGCGATTAATGCTAGTTTTTTAAAAATCAAAACGATCTAA